The following coding sequences are from one Sesamum indicum cultivar Zhongzhi No. 13 linkage group LG11, S_indicum_v1.0, whole genome shotgun sequence window:
- the LOC105173605 gene encoding protein FAR1-RELATED SEQUENCE 2 isoform X3 yields the protein MEIDLKLPSGKDGKLSTGELHHDNDDDDNNDNEGNVADNVIVGGGDGVNVNVFDGNKSGISGYMPQNGMEFETKEDAYSFYREYARSVGFGITIKASRRSKKSGKFIDIKIACSRFGSKRQSSTSISTRSCPKTDCKASMHIKKRPEGKWFIYSFVEEHNHEISPDDFYNAVRGRKNTNPNALCQKKGLQLVLDEKAVQLLLDYFMHMQAEAPGFYYVTDFDKEGCMRNVFWVDLKGRHDYVPFSDVVFFDTHYIRSEYNIPFVPVIGVNHHFQFILLGCAVIGEETQSTLVWLMRSWLRAVGGCSPKVVITDNDKSLTEATLEVFPDASHYFCPWHVFGGVIPNLSHKLSGVEVFLAKLKKCTYRSMTDEEFEKRWQKMVSKFDLGDDKWIQSLYEDRRKWMPTYMRDVFLGGFCTVERSQSVASFFDKYLQKETTVEEFIDQYKLFLHESCEEERKAEIEAQHAQPTLISHSPFEKQMSKLYTYTIYTKFQAEVSGIVACTVGKEGEDERTITFRVDDLEMKQSFTVSWNKGKSDVCCLCHLFEYSGFLCRHALSVLQLLGISTVPSKYILKRWTRKAKIRDTTCLASTNIIFRVQRLNDLCKLAIRLGEEGSLSGEAYQVASHALEEALERCAVMNNSMKCVLETNKTASQVLSNVGQKEDNSIMKALKTKKVPKKRKVQAEAESLSIRIQDSSQDVLNQRSLSLHDSFISPQDLQGMELGTRIPVINGYYGVQQGSQALGNLNSISSLQDYYSDQPLMQGVLGNMNAVSARVNHHTTQQNLQGLLQGQFSFRVSPLEGCFQLRDGLRNVETSVSTMSKHLRD from the exons ATGGAGATTGATCTTAAATTGCCTTCGGGGAAGGACGGGAAGTTAAGCACAGGCGAGTTACATcatgataatgatgatgatgataataatgataatgaagGGAATGTGGCTGATAATGTTATTGTGGGAGGTGGAGATGGAGTTAATGTGAATGTGTTTGACGGTAATAAGAGTGGGATAAGTGGTTACATGCCTCAAAATGGTATGGAATTCGAGACGAAGGAGGACGCCTATTCTTTCTATAGGGAGTACGCACGGTCAGTTGGATTTGGCATCACGATAAAAGCCAGTCGAAGATCAAAGAAATCTGGCAAGTtcattgatataaaaattgcATGTTCTAGATTCGGGAGCAAGCGCCAGTCTAGCACGAGTATTAGTACAAGGTCGTGTCCCAAGACGGACTGCAAAGCAAGCATGCATATCAAGAAAAGGCCGGAGGGGAAGTGGTTTATATACAGTTTCGTGGAGGAGCATAATCATGAAATCAGTCCTGATGACTTCTATAATGCAGTAAGGGGAAGGAAGAATACAAATCCTAATGCTCTCTGCCAAAAGAAAGGCCTGCAGTTGGTGTTAGATGAGAAAGCTGTCCAGTTATTGCTTGATTATTTCATGCACATGCAAGCTGAGGCTCCAGGTTTCTACTATGTAACTGATTTTGACAAAGAAGGATGTATGAGAAATGTATTTTGGGTTGATCTCAAAGGTAGGCATGATTATGTACCTTTTAGTGATGTGGTCTTCTTTGATACTCATTACATAAGAAGCGAGTATAACATTCCTTTTGTACCTGTTATTGGGGTgaatcatcattttcaattcattttgCTTGGATGTGCCGTGATTGGGGAAGAAACGCAGTCTACTCTTGTTTGGTTGATGCGCTCTTGGCTTAGAGCAGTTGGTGGCTGTAGTCCCAAAGTGGTTATAACCGACAATGACAAGTCACTAACAGAAGCCACACTTGAAGTTTTTCCTGATGCTTCCCATTATTTTTGCCCTTGGCATGTGTTTGGGGGGGTTATTCCAAATTTAAGTCATAAATTGAGTGGAGTTGAAGTTTTTTTGgcaaaacttaaaaaatgcACTTACCGATCCATGACAgatgaagaatttgaaaagagGTGGCAGAAAATGGTCAGTAAATTTGATCTCGGAGATGATAAGTGGATTCAATCTTTGTATGAAGATCGTAGAAAATGGATGCCTACTTACATGAGGGATGTGTTCCTTGGTGGATTTTGTACAGTTGAGCGATCCCAAAGCGTGGCCTCTTTCTTTGACAAGTACTTGCAGAAGGAAACTACAGTTGAGGAGTTCATTGAtcaatataaactatttttgcaTGAAAGCTGTGAAGAAGAACGTAAAGCAGAGATTGAAGCTCAGCATGCTCAGCCGACATTGATTTCTCATTCACCTTTCGAGAAGCAAATGTCTAAGCTTTACACTTATACAATATATACCAAGTTTCAAGCTGAAGTTTCAGGAATAGTTGCTTGTACTGTTGGAAAGGAAGGTGAAGATGAGAGAACCATAACATTTAGGGTGGATGATCTTGAAATGAAGCAGAGCTTCACTGTATCATGGAATAAAGGAAAATCTGACGTATGTTGTTTATGCCATTTGTTTGAGTATAGCGGATTTCTGTGTAGACATGCTTTATCAGTTCTCCAACTATTAGGCATTTCCACTGTCCCatctaaatatattctcaAGCGATGGACACGAAAAGCAAAAATCAGAGATACAACTTGTCTAGcatcaacaaatataatctttAGGGTCCAGCGCCTCAATGATCTTTGTAAACTTGCTATTAGACTGGGTGAAGAAGGCTCTTTATCAGGGGAAGCTTACCAGGTTGCATCTCATGCTCTAGAAGAAGCTTTGGAGCGTTGTGCGGTCATGAACAATTCAATGAAGTGTGTCCTAGAGACTAACAAGACTGCTTCTCAAGTTCTTTCAAATGTTGGACAGAAAGAGGATAACAGCATCATGAAGGcattaaaaacaaagaaagttCCAAAGAAGCGAAAG GTGCAAGCTGAGGCTGAATCATTATCCATTAGAATTCAGGACAGCAGCCAGGATGTG TTGAACCAAAGATCACTCAGCCTTCATGACTCTTTCATTTCTCCACAGGACTTGCAAGGGATG gaattAGGCACCAGAATCCCTGTAATCAATGGCTATTATGGTGTACAGCAGGGCAGTCAAGCTCTG GGGAATTTGAATTCTATCTCTTCTCTGCAAGATTACTACAGTGATCAACCACTTATGCAGGGTGTTCTG ggtaatatgaatgcagttTCAGCACGTGTGAACCATCATACCACCCAACAGAATCTGCAGGGACTG TTGCAGGGTCAGTTTAGTTTCAGGGTATCGCCCTTGGAAGGCTGTTTTCAACTAAGGGATGGCTTGCGCAATGTA GAAACTTCAGTCAGTACGATGTCAAAACACTTACGTGATTAG